Part of the Cucurbita pepo subsp. pepo cultivar mu-cu-16 unplaced genomic scaffold, ASM280686v2 Cp4.1_scaffold000942, whole genome shotgun sequence genome, TCTTGCCTGTGCTTTAATTGCTGAAGAATCTGTGGAATCCTTCTCATGGCTGTTTCAAACGTGGCTTAGAGCAATGTCAAGTTGCCACCCACTTTCAATAATTGCCGATCAGGACAAGGCGATCCAACAAGCAGTCGCCCAAGTCTTCCCCCGAACTTTACACTGTTTTTCATCGTGGCAAATCCGGAAAAAGGAGCAAGATAATCTTAACATGCTGGATGAAACTTTTAGATTTGAGTATGAAAAATGCATTTATCAGAGTCAGACTGCTGAAGAATTTGATGTTGGGTGGAACATGCTTGTGGGAAAGTATGGGTTGAAAGACAATGCTTGGTTTAAAGAGATGTACATAAAGCGTAATAACTGGGTTCCATTGTTCTTGCGGGGAACATTTTTTGCAGGCATCCCCACGACTGACAATTTCGAATCGTGTTTTGGTGCAGCATTCAATGCTCAAACACCACTTGCAGAGTTCATTTCTCGTTACGAAATTGGGTTGGAGAGACGCCgtgatgaagaaagaaaagagagtttGAACTCTCTAAACTTGCAAGGTTTTCTGCAAACAAAAGAACCAGTAGAAGAGCAATGTCTAAGGCTCTATACTCACGCAGTGTTCAAGGTGTTCCAGAAAGAACTCCTGCACTGTTACAGATATCTTGGGTTCAAGATTTACGAGGAAGTGGCTCTCAGCAGATACCTGGTGCGTCGCTGCGAAAATGACAATGAAAAATGTGTAGTCACAGTGATATCGACAAACCTGACGGTGAATTGTAGCTGTAAAATGTTTGAATACGAAGGGATACTGTGTAGACATATTCTAAGGGTGTTCCAAATATTAGGAATAAGTGAAATTCCACCCCGCTACATCCTACACAGATGGACTCGAAATGCCGAGTATGGAACATTGCAAGATGTGGACACAGATGGTGGCCCTCAAGAACTCAAGGCCGTGATGCTATGGAGTTTGAGAGAAGCTGCTTGTAAATACATTGAGGCTGGTGCAACATCTCTTGAAAAGTACAAACTTGCATATGAGATCATGCGAGAGGGTGGAAGGAAACTCCGTTGGCAAAGATAAATATGGAGGTTAGATAGATATCTCTGTTCTCAATTTTATACTGCATGCACATGcactatttcttcttcttcttttttttttttggttggtcAGTGGATGCATgcacttcttcttcttctttcttttttttggttggtcAGTGGATGACTTTAGATTGTGATCCAGAAACCATGATATTGAGTTGTGGGGATGATCCTTTTCTGGATATGTCATACCTGAATGTTTATAATatgtaaatgaaaagaatttgGATTACTTAGAATGagtttatatttgaatatagCGTGAAACCAAGCATAGTTCAACTAGTTAAACTAAAAGGTTATAGGCTCGAATCCAGACCCTCGTATATTGTTGATTCTTTGAAGTGATACAACTCGTATAATACTTGAAGATAGATCAATTTTCAGGGCAGTCGTCTAGACAATCACCATGAACTTATAAACAACAATTATCCaagccttttttttaatttaattttgtattttcaagCTCACATGttataagatttaaaaagaaaaaggcaaacAAATACAGGTGACATATCACCTCAACATCAAATCCACACGGAATCAATACATGAAAGAACacaattagaaaattaaagaattacagaaaaagaaatcaaaagggTGTTTGAAGTTCCAAGCTATTGGTTTGTACATGTATTCATGCATGTTTGGTTCAAACCCTTCCTCCAATTCGGTTGCTACTAACAATCATCTCTTCAACCCCAACTTGGATAGCGCCTGTGCATAACAATTGAGTTGCACTTGTGATGATTGTCATTACCTCCAAAGTCCTCTGTgtacaaatacaaatattcCACATTTCAATCTTTCAATCATAGAACCATCTATAGAACCATGTGATTTATAGAACGATTTCTAGTTCTATAAAGTAGTCTTGGCCTTTCAATTGTCGTTTTATTTCTAGTTTTATTAGTTCGTATTACGTGGATTGATAAAGTAGAATAATGTATATGAACCACGTATGCAACTATGTTAACGAGATCGTATAGCGATATAGAAAgtaccaaaaaggaaaaacaagtCATTAAAAAACCCTTCCTTCTTTAGGGTCTAGATACTTGTGTACTTGAAAAGCTTCTAGCTTGAAGACTTGAAATTGGAATCTAACAAACATTACCCAACAAGCTTCTTCAAGAatgaaagtaagaaaaaaagttaaaaagtgGGAACTGTTCCAAACAATGCCTGCCTTACCAAGTTTCCATCTGTCCAACCAAGTTCAATTTCTTTCCATGCAAACCTGGAAAACAGAGTAAAGAAAAcagtaaattattaaatacgaAGTTCATAATCAAATTACCATTGGAAAACTGATTTATTGTAAAGAGAACAGAGAGGGAAAAATTACCCCATAGCAAGAACAGTGACTGCCCAAGTTGCAAGAGAGGAAACAGATGCTGTGTGTACGTTTGAGGCATTCCATTTTGAGACATTGGTGATACCTGTGGCTGATGTTGCCATTCCAACAATCCCAGCAATCAAAGAGAAGATAATAAAGAATCCCGTCGCCATGTTTCCGATGGGGAAGTACATCGGAAACAAGTGGGCTGGCAGTGTCAACGTTGATGCTACAAATTCATACAAAAAGAACATTTAGAGAGACCCAAACTTACTACTAACATTCGGATTTGTTGTATATGGTTGATAAAGTTGGAGACGTAAGTTGAAAGTTACCTGATTCAAAAGACTTCTCTAACGCGTGATTTACCGCCCACGAAGCAATGACAGTGATGATGAAGTAGAGTACGAGATTAAGAACTAGAAGGACGGAAACTGCAGATTGCACTTGAGTAGCCATGGATTTTTGGAGCTTAGAGAAGCCAAGAaagagaatgagagagaatGAAGTCACCTCCTTGCCCTGAGTTCATAAGATAGATGATATAAAgggacatacatatatatatttaagccAGAAGTTGTTCTTTTCCcacaaaaatcaaagaacagtTCATCTCCAGGTTAAAAGTATTCCTTTATTTCATAACCAGAATGAAGTTTCTTCAGTTCCAAGGAACGGCCAAAGTTCCTTTCCAATTGTTAAGCTTGCCTCATAAGGGAGCAAAGAACAAGATTCCATTCAAACTAAACCAAGATTGAATCATTGGAATAAGAGATAAGGAAGAAGGCTGTTCAAGAGCCATGTTATACAATCATTTTCTATCTCTAAAGTAAAGATAGAACAGCTTTTGATCCACAAAACTCACTTGGCTAGAGAAGAAACACAGAATCAATATTTAGTTGTTTTAGTACTTGTATTaccctctttcttttttagaaatgaaGTTTGTAGTCTGCTAAACAATTTAGAACATGTCACGGTAACTAGATCGATGATTGAATCCATTCGTAAACAACTGAGAGGTATGCGAAAATTCATAACCAGATGGTAAGTGATCAAGAGGCACTGTCCAAATCGAATTGAGTaaacattcaaataaaatgaacaTCTGCAAGGTACACAGATGAAGTTTCTTTTTGCTCcaaaagattattttttttttttgttttttgcatGAATGATT contains:
- the LOC111786028 gene encoding protein FAR1-RELATED SEQUENCE 7-like, encoding MWVIDLFHKDHNHHFEHDDGGETLPTFQVKAPRSAKLTVNVSHRRKIHLFKDVEHAFSCSSGIIDSKHLNERGNVIPPRGEPCVGLEFNSANEAYQFYNAYAANAGFRIRIGQLFRSKNSGSITSRRFVCSKEGFQHPSRLGCGAFMRIKRHESGKWVVDRLKKEHNHDLEPQPDTQKRNLIVSKRFTGELNGGFEGKEPVNLNYGIVIKRTRENKIGSDWYPGLFEYFQSKQAEDTGFFYAVEVENSNCMSVFWADGRSRFSCSQFGDTIILDTSYRKSAYAVPFATFFGVNHHKQPVLLACALIAEESVESFSWLFQTWLRAMSSCHPLSIIADQDKAIQQAVAQVFPRTLHCFSSWQIRKKEQDNLNMLDETFRFEYEKCIYQSQTAEEFDVGWNMLVGKYGLKDNAWFKEMYIKRNNWVPLFLRGTFFAGIPTTDNFESCFGAAFNAQTPLAEFISRYEIGLERRRDEERKESLNSLNLQGFLQTKEPVEEQCLRLYTHAVFKVFQKELLHCYRYLGFKIYEEVALSRYLVRRCENDNEKCVVTVISTNLTVNCSCKMFEYEGILCRHILRVFQILGISEIPPRYILHRWTRNAEYGTLQDVDTDGGPQELKAVMLWSLREAACKYIEAGATSLEKYKLAYEIMREGGRKLRWQR
- the LOC111786030 gene encoding membrane protein PM19L-like — its product is MATQVQSAVSVLLVLNLVLYFIITVIASWAVNHALEKSFESASTLTLPAHLFPMYFPIGNMATGFFIIFSLIAGIVGMATSATGITNVSKWNASNVHTASVSSLATWAVTVLAMGFAWKEIELGWTDGNLRTLEVMTIITSATQLLCTGAIQVGVEEMIVSSNRIGGRV